A DNA window from Streptomyces parvus contains the following coding sequences:
- a CDS encoding phosphoglycerate kinase, which yields MKTIDELLAEGVAGKRVFVRADLNVPLDGTTITDDGRIRAVLPTVAKLAEAGARVVVASHLGRPKGAPDPAFSLAPAAARLGELLGADVAFATDTVGESARATVAGLADGQVAVIENLRFNPGETSKDDAERGAFADRLAELADVYVGDGFGAVHRKHASVFDLPARLPHYAGYLIATEVGVLKKLTTDVKRPYAVVLGGAKVSDKLGVIDHLLERADRILIGGGMAYTFLKAKGYEVGSSLLQEDQIPAVQEYLRRAEEKGVEFVLPVDVVVAPAFPDLKTKAPAHPTTVAADAMPAGQMGLDNGPETNKLYASKLADAATVFWNGPMGVFEHPDFADGTRAVAQALVDSPAFSVVGGGDSAAAVRILGFDENAFGHISTGGGASLEYLEGKTLPGLAALED from the coding sequence ATGAAGACGATCGACGAACTTCTCGCCGAAGGGGTCGCGGGCAAGCGGGTATTCGTCCGCGCCGACCTCAATGTGCCGCTGGACGGCACCACGATCACCGACGACGGCCGTATCCGCGCCGTCCTCCCGACGGTCGCCAAGCTCGCCGAGGCCGGCGCGCGTGTCGTCGTCGCCTCGCACCTCGGCCGCCCCAAGGGCGCCCCGGACCCGGCGTTCTCGCTGGCGCCCGCCGCCGCCCGCCTGGGTGAACTCCTCGGCGCCGATGTCGCCTTCGCCACCGACACGGTCGGCGAGTCCGCCCGCGCCACGGTCGCCGGCCTCGCCGACGGCCAGGTCGCCGTCATCGAGAACCTCCGCTTCAACCCCGGCGAGACCTCCAAGGACGACGCCGAGCGCGGTGCGTTCGCCGACCGGCTGGCCGAGCTCGCCGACGTCTACGTGGGCGACGGCTTCGGTGCCGTACACCGCAAGCACGCCTCGGTCTTCGACCTCCCGGCCCGGCTGCCGCACTACGCCGGCTACCTCATCGCCACCGAGGTCGGCGTCCTGAAGAAGCTCACCACCGATGTGAAGCGGCCGTACGCGGTCGTCCTCGGCGGCGCCAAGGTCTCCGACAAGCTCGGTGTGATCGACCACCTGCTGGAGCGGGCCGACCGCATCCTCATCGGCGGCGGCATGGCGTACACCTTCCTCAAGGCCAAGGGCTACGAGGTCGGCAGCTCGCTGCTCCAGGAGGACCAGATCCCCGCCGTGCAGGAGTACCTGCGACGGGCCGAGGAGAAGGGTGTGGAGTTCGTCCTCCCCGTCGACGTCGTCGTCGCCCCCGCCTTCCCCGACCTGAAGACCAAGGCCCCGGCCCACCCCACCACCGTCGCCGCCGACGCCATGCCGGCCGGCCAGATGGGGCTGGACAACGGACCCGAGACCAACAAGCTCTACGCATCGAAGCTCGCCGACGCCGCCACCGTCTTCTGGAACGGCCCGATGGGCGTCTTCGAGCACCCCGACTTCGCCGACGGCACCCGCGCGGTCGCCCAGGCGCTCGTCGACTCCCCGGCCTTCAGCGTCGTCGGCGGTGGCGACTCCGCCGCGGCCGTCCGCATCCTGGGCTTCGACGAGAATGCTTTCGGACATATTTCGACCGGTGGCGGCGCGAGCCTCGAATACCTCGAGGGCAAGACGCTTCCCGGGCTCGCCGCACTGGAGGACTGA
- the tpiA gene encoding triose-phosphate isomerase: protein MTTRTPLMAGNWKMNLNHLEAIAHVQKLSFALADKDYEEVEVAVLAPFTDLRSVQTLVDGDKLKIKYGAQDISAHDSGAYTGEISGPMLAKLRCTYVAVGHSERRQYHGETDEICNAKVKAAFKNGLTPILCVGEGLDIRKAGDQVSYTLAQLDGALKDIPAEQAETIVIAYEPVWAIGTGEVATPEDAQEVCGAIRRRLAELYSPELADAVRIQYGGSVKSGNVAAIMAQPDVDGALIGGAALDADEFVKIVRFRDQ from the coding sequence ATGACCACCCGCACCCCGCTGATGGCGGGCAACTGGAAGATGAACCTCAACCACCTCGAGGCCATCGCCCACGTCCAGAAGCTCTCCTTCGCACTGGCCGACAAGGACTACGAGGAGGTCGAGGTCGCCGTCCTGGCGCCCTTCACCGACCTGCGCTCCGTGCAGACCCTGGTCGACGGCGACAAGCTCAAGATCAAGTACGGCGCCCAGGACATCTCGGCGCACGACTCCGGCGCGTACACCGGTGAGATCTCCGGCCCCATGCTCGCCAAGCTGCGCTGCACCTATGTGGCCGTCGGCCACAGCGAGCGCCGCCAGTACCACGGCGAGACCGACGAGATCTGCAACGCGAAGGTGAAGGCGGCCTTCAAGAACGGCCTGACCCCGATCCTCTGCGTCGGCGAGGGCCTGGACATCCGCAAGGCCGGTGACCAGGTCTCCTACACCCTCGCGCAGCTCGACGGCGCCCTGAAGGACATCCCGGCCGAGCAGGCCGAGACCATCGTCATCGCGTACGAGCCCGTCTGGGCCATCGGGACCGGCGAGGTCGCCACCCCCGAGGACGCCCAGGAGGTCTGCGGCGCGATCCGTCGCCGGCTGGCCGAGCTGTACTCGCCGGAGCTGGCCGACGCCGTCCGCATCCAGTACGGCGGCTCCGTCAAGTCCGGCAACGTCGCCGCCATCATGGCGCAGCCCGACGTGGACGGCGCCCTCATCGGCGGCGCCGCCCTGGACGCCGACGAGTTCGTCAAGATCGTCCGCTTCCGCGACCAGTGA
- a CDS encoding RNA polymerase-binding protein RbpA — protein sequence MASGNAIRGSRVGAGPMGEAERGESAPRLRISFWCSNGHETQPSFAHDAQVPDTWDCPRCGFPAGQDKDSPPDPPRTEPYKTHLAYVRERRSDEDGEAILAEALAKLRGEI from the coding sequence GTGGCAAGTGGCAACGCGATCCGGGGAAGCCGGGTCGGAGCGGGGCCGATGGGGGAGGCCGAGCGGGGCGAGTCGGCGCCGCGCCTCCGCATCTCCTTCTGGTGCTCGAACGGGCACGAGACGCAGCCGAGCTTCGCCCATGACGCGCAGGTGCCGGACACCTGGGACTGCCCGCGCTGCGGCTTCCCGGCCGGCCAGGACAAGGACAGCCCGCCCGACCCGCCCCGCACCGAGCCGTACAAGACGCATCTGGCGTACGTACGCGAGCGGCGCAGCGACGAGGACGGCGAGGCGATCCTCGCCGAGGCACTGGCCAAACTCCGCGGCGAGATCTGA
- the gap gene encoding type I glyceraldehyde-3-phosphate dehydrogenase: MTIRVGINGFGRIGRNYFRALLEQGADIEIVAVNDLGDTATTAHLLKYDTILGRLKAEVSHTADTITVDGHTIKVLSERNPADIPWGELGVDIVIESTGIFTKKADAEKHIAGGAKKVLISAPAKDEDITIVMGVNQDQYDAAKHNVISNASCTTNCVAPMAKVLDENFGIVKGLMTTVHAYTNDQRILDFPHSDLRRARAAAENIIPTTTGAAKATALVLPQLKGKLDGMAMRVPVPTGSATDLVVTLQREVTKDEVNAAFKKASDDGALKGFLTYTEDPIVSSDIVGDPSSCTFDASLTMVQEGNSVKILGWYDNEWGYSNRLVDLTVFVGEQL; the protein is encoded by the coding sequence GTGACGATCCGCGTAGGCATCAACGGCTTCGGCCGCATCGGTCGCAACTACTTCCGCGCGCTGCTCGAGCAGGGTGCGGACATCGAGATCGTGGCTGTCAACGACCTGGGTGACACTGCGACCACGGCACACCTGCTGAAGTACGACACCATCCTGGGCCGCCTCAAGGCAGAGGTCAGCCACACCGCCGACACCATCACCGTCGATGGTCACACCATCAAGGTGCTCTCCGAGCGCAACCCGGCCGACATCCCCTGGGGTGAGCTGGGCGTCGACATCGTCATCGAGTCGACCGGCATCTTCACCAAGAAGGCCGACGCCGAGAAGCACATCGCGGGCGGCGCCAAGAAGGTCCTCATCTCGGCTCCGGCCAAGGACGAGGACATCACCATCGTGATGGGCGTCAACCAGGACCAGTACGACGCGGCCAAGCACAACGTCATCTCCAACGCCTCCTGCACCACCAACTGTGTGGCGCCGATGGCCAAGGTTCTCGACGAGAACTTCGGCATCGTCAAGGGCCTGATGACGACGGTCCACGCGTACACCAACGACCAGCGGATCCTGGACTTCCCGCACTCGGACCTGCGCCGCGCCCGCGCCGCCGCCGAGAACATCATTCCGACCACCACCGGTGCCGCGAAGGCCACCGCCCTGGTCCTCCCGCAGCTCAAGGGCAAGCTCGACGGCATGGCGATGCGCGTCCCGGTCCCGACCGGCTCCGCCACCGACCTGGTCGTCACCCTCCAGCGCGAGGTCACCAAGGACGAGGTCAACGCCGCGTTCAAGAAGGCCTCCGACGACGGCGCCCTCAAGGGCTTCCTGACGTACACCGAGGACCCGATCGTCTCCTCGGACATCGTCGGCGACCCGTCGTCCTGCACCTTCGACGCCTCCCTGACCATGGTCCAGGAGGGGAACTCGGTGAAGATCCTCGGCTGGTACGACAACGAGTGGGGCTACTCCAACCGCCTCGTCGACCTCACGGTCTTCGTCGGCGAGCAGCTCTGA
- a CDS encoding PH domain-containing protein: MPQGEGETVRLRPPRNTLNERAVGWWRAQWLLMTAVPVVPLAVLGTLIEPARFWLLLPAAILAAAGTATAALFPRWWFRTHRWEVTEDAVYVLTGFFWQEWRIAPMSRIQTVDTVRGPLEQLFRLATVTVTTASAKGSVRIEGLDHEVAADLAERLTRITRDTPGDAT, encoded by the coding sequence ATGCCACAGGGGGAGGGGGAGACGGTCCGGCTGCGGCCGCCGCGCAACACGCTGAACGAGCGCGCCGTCGGCTGGTGGCGGGCCCAGTGGCTGCTGATGACCGCCGTGCCCGTCGTGCCGCTCGCGGTGCTGGGCACGCTGATCGAGCCGGCCCGCTTCTGGCTGCTGCTGCCCGCCGCGATCCTGGCCGCGGCGGGCACGGCGACCGCCGCCCTCTTCCCCCGGTGGTGGTTCCGCACGCACCGCTGGGAGGTCACCGAGGACGCCGTGTACGTCCTCACCGGCTTCTTCTGGCAGGAGTGGCGGATCGCCCCGATGTCCCGGATCCAGACCGTGGACACCGTACGGGGCCCGCTGGAGCAGCTGTTCCGGCTCGCCACCGTCACGGTCACCACCGCCTCCGCCAAGGGCTCGGTACGGATCGAGGGCCTGGACCACGAGGTCGCCGCCGACCTGGCCGAACGGCTCACCCGCATCACCCGCGACACCCCCGGCGACGCCACATGA
- a CDS encoding PH domain-containing protein, translating to MSTVAPPADWRRLDPRTVLVTALVVAGVVAGAAVPLTLGLTRWFSFPAAVLQVLAGAVLVIGFAAGADRVRWHRTRYRIGREHVDLHTGLLLVKRRSLARGRVRTVDLTANPLLRLLGLVTVRIGTGEQGSESTLELDPVTRAEGERLRRLLLDRAAAGPAGGVHHEGELAVLDPRWIRYAPVSFVAPMLGGAAAGAVMQVSDWVGAQGEVIEWVGDRFRDTPLLWMIVALVLAALVAGVVGALGLWIEMWWNYRLEREPGGTLRVRRGLFTSRSISVEEARLRGVDLVEPLGVRLLGAARLDAITTGLAKDHEARNADHNTLLPVVPRPRADTVASDVLREAATPTGAALTPHPRAARGRRLRWSLATVLGPVLALALLGTLLTPVLLWIALGCAVVAVPVAVVLALDAYRGLGHALSGRYLVTRSGTVRRSTAALERAGVIGWTVKQSVFQRRAGLLSVTATTAAGGGAYTAYDTDVSEGLAFAAEAVPGLLEPFLVRAGGPGHPRP from the coding sequence ATGAGCACCGTCGCCCCGCCCGCCGACTGGCGCCGCCTCGACCCCCGTACGGTCCTGGTCACCGCACTCGTCGTGGCGGGGGTCGTCGCGGGCGCCGCCGTCCCCCTCACGCTCGGGCTCACCCGCTGGTTCAGCTTCCCCGCCGCCGTGCTCCAGGTGCTCGCCGGAGCCGTCCTGGTCATCGGGTTCGCGGCGGGCGCCGACCGGGTCCGCTGGCACCGCACCCGCTACCGGATCGGCCGCGAGCACGTCGACCTCCACACCGGCCTCCTCCTCGTCAAACGCCGCTCCCTGGCCCGCGGCCGCGTCCGCACGGTCGACCTCACCGCCAACCCGCTGCTCCGCCTCCTCGGCCTGGTCACCGTCCGGATCGGCACGGGCGAACAGGGCTCCGAGTCCACCCTCGAACTGGACCCGGTCACCCGCGCCGAGGGCGAACGGCTGCGCCGCCTCCTCCTGGACCGCGCCGCCGCCGGACCGGCCGGCGGCGTCCACCACGAGGGCGAGCTGGCCGTCCTGGACCCCCGCTGGATCCGTTACGCCCCGGTCTCCTTCGTCGCCCCCATGCTCGGCGGGGCCGCCGCCGGGGCCGTGATGCAGGTCAGCGACTGGGTCGGGGCCCAGGGCGAGGTCATCGAGTGGGTCGGCGACCGCTTCCGGGACACCCCGCTGCTCTGGATGATCGTCGCCCTGGTCCTGGCCGCCCTGGTCGCGGGCGTCGTTGGAGCGCTCGGCCTCTGGATCGAGATGTGGTGGAACTACCGCCTGGAGCGCGAACCGGGTGGCACGCTGCGGGTCCGGCGCGGGCTGTTCACCTCCCGGTCCATCTCCGTCGAGGAGGCCCGGCTGCGCGGCGTCGACCTGGTCGAGCCGCTGGGCGTCCGGCTGCTCGGCGCGGCCCGCCTCGACGCCATCACCACCGGCCTGGCCAAGGACCACGAGGCCAGGAACGCCGACCACAACACCCTGCTCCCGGTCGTGCCCCGGCCCCGGGCCGACACCGTCGCCTCCGACGTCCTGCGCGAGGCGGCCACCCCGACCGGTGCGGCGCTCACCCCGCACCCACGCGCCGCCCGGGGCCGCCGACTGCGCTGGTCGCTCGCGACGGTCCTCGGCCCGGTTCTGGCCCTGGCCCTCCTCGGGACGCTGCTCACGCCCGTGCTGCTGTGGATCGCGCTCGGCTGCGCGGTGGTGGCCGTCCCCGTGGCGGTGGTGCTCGCCCTGGACGCCTACCGGGGCCTCGGGCACGCGCTCTCCGGCCGCTATCTGGTCACCCGCTCCGGTACGGTCCGCCGCTCCACGGCGGCTCTGGAACGGGCCGGGGTGATCGGCTGGACGGTCAAGCAGTCGGTGTTCCAGCGCCGGGCCGGGCTGCTGAGCGTCACGGCCACCACGGCGGCAGGAGGCGGTGCGTACACGGCGTACGACACCGACGTGTCCGAGGGCCTGGCCTTCGCCGCCGAGGCCGTACCGGGCCTGCTGGAGCCCTTCCTGGTGCGCGCCGGGGGCCCCGGGCACCCCCGCCCGTAG
- the secG gene encoding preprotein translocase subunit SecG yields MILAFQIALIVFSLLLMLLVLMHKGKGGGLSDMFGGGMQSSVGGSSVAERNLDRITVVVGLVWFACIVVLGLLIKLD; encoded by the coding sequence GTGATTCTGGCGTTCCAGATCGCCCTGATCGTCTTCAGCCTGCTGCTGATGCTGCTGGTGCTCATGCACAAGGGCAAGGGCGGCGGCCTCTCCGACATGTTCGGTGGCGGAATGCAGTCCTCCGTCGGCGGCTCCTCGGTCGCCGAGCGTAACCTCGACCGGATCACCGTGGTGGTCGGACTGGTCTGGTTCGCGTGCATCGTCGTCCTCGGTCTGCTCATCAAGCTCGACTGA
- the pgi gene encoding glucose-6-phosphate isomerase, translating to MNAASRTKLNQTPEWTALAKHREELGAPQLRELFARQPDRGTAYTLRVGDLHLDYSKHLVTDETLRLLRELAAATGVAELRDAMFRGEKINTTEDRAVLHTALRAPRDAVVEVDGENVVPAVHAVLDKMADFADKVRSGQWTGHTGKPVKNIVNIGIGGSDLGPAMAYEVLRSFTDRDLTLRFVSNVDGADLHEAVRDLDPAETLFVIASKTFTTIETITNATSARDWLLTELRAGQDAVAKHFVALSTNAEKVEEFGIDTANMFEFWDWVGGRYSYDSAIGLALMIAIGPDRFREMLDGFHLVDEHFRTAPAEQNAPLLLGLLGVWYGNFFDAQSHAVLPYSHYLSKFTAYLQQLDMESNGKSVDREGDRVDWQTGPVVWGTPGTNGQHAYYQLIHQGTKLIPADFIGFAAPVHDLLPGLIAQHDLLMANFFAQTQALAFGKTPEEVRAEGVPEELVPHKTFRGNHPTTTILADKLTPSVLGQLVALYEHKVFVQGAIWNIDSFDQWGVELGKVLAKKIEPLLTGDGGADAGQLDSSTAALVDAYRTLRGR from the coding sequence ATGAACGCAGCAAGCCGAACCAAGCTCAACCAGACGCCCGAGTGGACGGCTCTCGCCAAGCACCGTGAGGAGCTCGGCGCACCTCAGCTGCGCGAGCTGTTCGCGCGGCAGCCGGACCGGGGCACCGCCTACACCCTGCGGGTCGGCGACCTCCACCTCGACTACTCCAAGCACCTGGTCACCGACGAGACCCTGCGCCTGCTGCGCGAGCTGGCCGCCGCCACCGGGGTCGCGGAGCTGCGGGACGCGATGTTCCGCGGCGAGAAGATCAACACCACCGAGGACCGGGCGGTCCTGCACACCGCGCTCCGCGCCCCGCGCGACGCGGTCGTCGAGGTCGACGGCGAGAACGTCGTACCGGCGGTGCACGCCGTCCTGGACAAGATGGCCGACTTCGCGGACAAGGTCCGCTCGGGGCAGTGGACCGGCCACACCGGCAAGCCCGTCAAGAACATCGTCAACATCGGCATCGGCGGCTCCGACCTCGGCCCCGCCATGGCCTACGAGGTGCTGCGCTCCTTCACGGACCGCGACCTCACCCTCCGCTTCGTCTCCAACGTCGACGGCGCCGACCTCCACGAGGCCGTCCGCGACCTCGACCCGGCCGAGACCCTGTTCGTCATCGCCTCCAAGACGTTCACGACGATCGAGACCATCACCAACGCCACCTCCGCCCGCGACTGGCTGCTGACGGAGCTGAGGGCCGGTCAGGACGCTGTCGCCAAGCACTTCGTGGCGCTGTCGACCAACGCCGAGAAGGTCGAAGAGTTCGGCATCGACACGGCCAACATGTTCGAGTTCTGGGACTGGGTCGGCGGCCGCTACAGCTACGACTCGGCGATCGGCCTCGCGCTGATGATCGCCATCGGCCCGGACCGCTTCCGCGAGATGCTCGACGGCTTCCACCTCGTCGACGAGCACTTCCGCACCGCCCCCGCCGAGCAGAACGCCCCGCTCCTGCTGGGCCTCCTCGGCGTCTGGTACGGCAACTTCTTCGACGCCCAGTCGCACGCGGTGCTGCCCTACAGCCACTACCTGTCCAAGTTCACCGCGTATCTCCAGCAGCTCGACATGGAGTCCAACGGCAAGTCCGTCGACCGCGAGGGCGACCGCGTCGACTGGCAGACCGGGCCGGTCGTCTGGGGCACGCCCGGCACCAACGGGCAGCACGCCTACTACCAGCTGATCCACCAGGGCACCAAGCTGATCCCGGCGGACTTCATCGGCTTCGCCGCCCCGGTCCACGACCTGCTGCCCGGGCTGATCGCCCAGCACGACCTGCTGATGGCCAACTTCTTCGCCCAGACCCAGGCCCTCGCCTTCGGCAAGACACCCGAGGAGGTCCGGGCGGAAGGCGTGCCCGAGGAGCTGGTCCCGCACAAGACGTTCCGGGGCAACCACCCCACGACGACGATCCTCGCCGACAAGCTGACCCCCTCGGTCCTCGGCCAGCTCGTCGCGCTGTACGAGCACAAGGTCTTCGTCCAGGGCGCCATCTGGAACATCGACTCCTTCGACCAGTGGGGCGTCGAGCTCGGCAAGGTCCTCGCCAAGAAGATCGAACCGCTGCTCACCGGTGACGGGGGAGCGGACGCCGGGCAGCTCGACAGCTCCACCGCCGCCCTGGTCGACGCCTACCGCACCCTGCGCGGGCGCTGA